The sequence GTGAAACAACTGTCGATCCCCGAACTGGTCGACGCCTGCGCCCGGCTGGGCATCACCCACGTGGGCCTGTGGCGGGAGCCGGTCCAGGCGTACGGCGTGGAGGCGACCGCCAAGCTGGTCCGCGACGCGGGCCTGACGGTGACGACGCTGTGCCGGGGCGGCTTCCTCACGGCGACCGACCCGGTCGAGCGGGCCGAGGCGCTGGGCGACAACCACGCGGCCGTCGAGGAGGCCGCCGCGCTCGGCACGGACACCCTGGTCCTGGTCTCCGGCGGCCTCCCGCTGTTCAGCAAGGACCTGCACGGCGCCCGCGAACGCATCGCCGACGCGCTGGCCGTCCTCGCGCCCTACGCGGCCGACCGCGGCGTACGCCTCGCCATCGAGCCCCTGCATCCCATGTACGCCGCCGACCGCTGCGTGGTCTCCACGCTCGCGCAGGCCCTGGACCTGGCGGAACGCTTCCCGGCGGACCAGGTGGGCGTCACCGTCGACACGTACCACATCTGGTGGGACGACCAGGCTCCCGCCCAGATCGCCCGCGCGGGCGCGGCGGGCCGCATCCACACCTTCCAGCTCGCCGACTGGACCACGCCGTTGCCCGCGGGCGTCCTCAACGGCCGGGGCCAGATCGGCGACGGCGCGATCGACATGCGCGAGTGGAAGGGCTACGTGGAGGCGGCCGGTTACACCGGTCCCATCGAAGTGGAGCTGTTCAACGAGGAGTTGTGGGCGAGGGACGGACGGGAGGTGCTGGCGGAGACGGCCGAACGCTTCCTCGCGCACGTGATCTGACGAGTGGCCTGACCGGCACGCCGCATGGGGCATCCCGACGAGATCGCCGCGGCGATCGCCTTCCTGGCGAGCCCCGCCGCGTCGTACGCCACGGGCGCGGTGCTGGACGCCCACGGCGGCTACAACGCCTGAACGGAACACCTGCCGCGCGCACCGGAGGACATCGCGCCTCCGGTGCGCGCGGCAGTGCTTCTATCCGGTCGCGGAAAGGGCGCGCAGGTCGTCGAAGGCTCGGACGAGATGCGCGTCCAGGCTCTGTGAGGGGTCGTCGATCCAGGCTCCGGCCGCCTGGTGGAAGGCGGCCCAGCCGGTGTGGGCCGCCAGGCCGGCCAGCCGGTCCGGGACTCCGCGCCGCCGCAGCGCCTCCGCCAGCGCTTCGGTGAGCGACGCGGCCTTGGCCAGGTCGCGTTCGCGGAGCGCCGGTGTCACCGCGATGATCTTCAGTC comes from Streptomyces sp. SCL15-4 and encodes:
- a CDS encoding sugar phosphate isomerase/epimerase family protein, with amino-acid sequence MNPALARFSINQMTVKQLSIPELVDACARLGITHVGLWREPVQAYGVEATAKLVRDAGLTVTTLCRGGFLTATDPVERAEALGDNHAAVEEAAALGTDTLVLVSGGLPLFSKDLHGARERIADALAVLAPYAADRGVRLAIEPLHPMYAADRCVVSTLAQALDLAERFPADQVGVTVDTYHIWWDDQAPAQIARAGAAGRIHTFQLADWTTPLPAGVLNGRGQIGDGAIDMREWKGYVEAAGYTGPIEVELFNEELWARDGREVLAETAERFLAHVI